From Trichoderma atroviride chromosome 1, complete sequence, one genomic window encodes:
- a CDS encoding uncharacterized protein (EggNog:ENOG41), translating into MVHARSFSFTDDAIHVAFPNAADLDRKGKDLENASILGPQSVDPGLLLFQLRRAQSYWYQELYQSYSAPLPDPSSFVWQICLDMREWGESLPSSLPAGIRQMFEQELRYSYVYCIAPSARAPQITDYHRILIFEHSLAYLLAMQEIASAGLNGAFYNYHDALKVYFMANQFLAVLTDSEDMLLSGAQMQIPISRPGAPPAPPIPRPQLRNGRPVEDNISRSIRCLESIPQTLEVYGRRWEDSAMLKQSLERTLADTMGRLRERKKVQGIKMEQPTYPGSSPSATTSPRGPAIARTPPQPREIRWVGVDVSQMMHNRAHQQ; encoded by the coding sequence ATGGTTCACGCTCGATCGTTCTCCTTCACTGATGATGCGATTCATGTCGCGTTCCCAAATGCAGCAGACCTTGAtcgcaaaggcaaagatcTCGAGAATGCCTCCATCTTGGGCCCACAATCTGTAGATCCCGGTCTACTTCTTTTCCAGCTCAGGAGAGCGCAGTCTTATTGGTACCAAGAGCTGTATCAATCATATTCGGCTCCTCTGCCAGACCCGTCGTCCTTTGTGTGGCAGATATGCCTGGACATGCGAGAATGGGGCGAATCGCTGCCAAGCAGTCTCCCCGCCGGAATACGACAAATGTTTGAGCAGGAATTGAGATACAGTTATGTCTACTGCATCGCACCTTCGGCAAGGGCCCCTCAAATTACCGACTACCACCGAATCCTCATATTCGAGCACTCCTTGGCCTACCTCCTCGCTATGCAGGAGATTGCCTCCGCCGGGCTTAACGGCGCATTCTACAATTACCACGATGCTTTGAAAGTGTATTTCATGGCGAACCAGTTCCTTGCCGTACTAACAGACTCTGAGGATATGCTGCTATCCGGTGCGCAGATGCAAATACCCATCTCTCGCCCCGGTGCGCCACCAGCGCCTCCGATCCCACGACCTCAACTACGAAATGGAAGACCCGTTGAGGATAACATCAGTAGAAGCATACGCTGTCTGGAAAGCATCCCCCAGACTCTGGAAGTATATGGTCGGCGGTGGGAGGACTCGGCCATGTTGAAGCAGAGCTTGGAGCGAACCTTGGCAGATACCATGGGGCGGCTAAGGGAACGCAAGAAGGTACAGGGCATCAAGATGGAACAGCCTACTTATCCAGGTAGCTCCCCGTCAGCTACTACTTCGCCTCGGGGACCAGCTATCGCACGCACCCCGCCACAGCCTAGGGAGATTCGCTGGGTGGGAGTTGACGTCTCGCAGATGATGCATAACCGTGCCCATCAGCAATGA
- a CDS encoding uncharacterized protein (BUSCO:EOG092D33G3), whose product MPKATTPTASRPGRRHNPLEDDVLATGILRNKPTKRKSKEAGESEDNFVDSKASKNILRIGRELMEEENAERPTARPTVDNFGYDSRFGEEEEEHKTYDDEEAWGEDDVELEDVEVDPEDLDTYRKFMGGEEEDDLLKHGWDLKGSGEPQGDSVNLADLILEKIAAHEAAKAGGGHVRAPDDDYELPPKVVEVYTKIGEILSRYKSGPLPKPFKILPTIPHWEDIIDITKPENWTPNACYQATRIFVSAKPGVVQRFLEMVILERVREDIYDTKKLNVHLFNSLKKGLYKPAAFFKGFLFPLIGSGTCTLREAHIISAVLARVSIPVLHSAAAIKGLCDIAAQEASQGSEGGGATNIFIKTLLEKKYALPYQAIDAVVFHFLRFRAEDPASARAGDSMTVVMSGSDYKAKLPVIWHQSLLAFAQRYKGDITEDQREALLDLLLTHGHSAIGPEVRRELLAGRGRGVPLEPQGMALDGDDTMEMDA is encoded by the exons ATGCCCAAAGCAACGACTCCTACCGCCTCGCGCCCTGGGCGGCGCCACAACCctttggaagatgatgttcTGGCGACCGGCATTCTGCGCAACAAGCCTACCAAGAGAAAGTCCAAGGAGGCTGGAGAATCCGAGGATAATTTCGTGGACTCCAAGGCCTCGAAGAACATTCTGCGGATAGGTCGCGAGCtgatggaagaggaaaatgcTGAGCGACCGACAGCGAGGCCCACAGTGGACAATTTTGGCTATGATTCAAGATtcggcgaggaagaggaagagcatAAGACGtatgatgacgaggaggccTGGGGGGAGGATGATGTCGAGCTCGAGGATGTCGAGGTTGATCCTGAAGACCTTGATACATACAGAAAATTCATGGGaggcgaagaggaggacgaccTGTTGAAACATGGCTGGGATCTCAAGGGCTCTGGAGAGCCTCAAGGGGACTCGGTCAACTTGGCCGACCTCATCTTGGAGAAGATTGCTGCCCATGAagcggccaaggctggcGGAGGCCATGTTCGCGCGCCCGACGACGACTATGAACTTCCTCCCAAGGTTGTAGAGGTATACACCAA GATCGGCGAAATCCTCTCTCGTTACAAGTCCGGACCGCTTCCCAAGCCTTTCAAGATTCTTCCAACCATCCCTCACTGGGAGGATATTATCGACATCACCAAGCCCGAGAATTGGACTCCCAACGCCTGCTACCAAGCGACCAGAATATTCGTCTCTGCCAAGCCTGGTGTTGTCCAGCGATTCCTCGAGATGGTTATTCTGGAGAGGGTGCGCGAGGACATCTACGACACGAAGAAGCTCAATGTCCACTTATTCAACTCTCTCAAGAAGGGCCTCTACAAGCCCGCCGCTTTCTTCAAGGGCTTCCTGTTTCCTTTGATTGGCAGCGGCACCTGCACTCTTCGAGAGGCACACATCATTTCCGCTGTTCTGGCGCGAGTCTCCATCCCGGTGCTGCACTCTGCCGCAGCCATCAAGGGTCTTTGCGATATTGCTGCGCAGGAGGCCTCTCAGGGTAGCGAAGGCGGTGGCGCGAccaacatcttcatcaagactctgctggagaagaagtatGCCCTTCCTTACCAAGCCATCGACGCTGTGGTCTTCCATTTCTTGAGATTCCGTGCCGAGGACCCTGCTTCCGCCAGAGCCGGTGACAGCATGACGGTTGTCATGAGCGGATCAGATTACAAGGCCAAGCTGCCCGTTATTTGGCACCAGAGCTTACTGGCCTTTGCGCAGAGGTACAAGGGCGATATCACGGAGGACCAGCGCGAGGCACTTCTCGATCTGCTGCTGACGCACGGTCACTCTGCCATTGGCCCTGAAGTCCGACGAGAACTGCTGGCTGGACGAGGTCGCGGAGTGCCTCTGGAGCCTCAAGGCATGGCTTTGGACGGCGATGACacaatggagatggatgcatgA
- a CDS encoding uncharacterized protein (EggNog:ENOG41) translates to MLDGLSSTASAASATRLHSTITTCISEIRATSFGLVSSLFCRQVVSAATRAPCEQPPKKQSPTVLRGSSFQSFSSSTANSGPSRFALAMPRSSFSHTPLLRVSRPVSACSRCRAAKVKCDGKLPACTACEKAGRENACSAANDQFARGKERSYVAALELRIEKLERRIAYAKSRKASVALHESDSLAVAHVDRKDSLASIRAAIHRKAARTRENSDVNSLISDFGFLSVNATTRDFEPSMINMTFARLVLAAATKDAVPVLTDSPLPQKHYATEIFHHFMKNMYPLLPCFSETAALNVLNDIYNQQAEHVISASDHWLLFLILAIGSTMQSQNVNDEYYNLGVQFVSKALDYADIALAPGYATQIQSLLLLTQYAILDPNHFDSWLLIGFTTRAVVDLGFHQDPPLVFSCRSGYLGYAPQDFLLRICS, encoded by the exons ATGCTGG ACGGACTGTCCTCTACCGCCAGCGCTGCTTCCGCTACCCGCCTGCACTCAACGATTACAACATGCATCTCTGAGATTCGAGCAACCTCCTTCGGCCTAgtcagcagcctcttctgtCGCCAAGTCGTCTCTGCTGCGACGCGCGCGCCCTGTGAGCAACCGCCAAAGAAACAATCTCCCACGGTGCTTCGCGGCTCATCATTCCAGTCCTTCAGCTCCTCGACGGCCAACTCGGGTCCCTCCAGATTCGCCCTAGCAATGCCCCGCAGTAGCTTCTCACATACTCCCCTCTTGCGAGTATCGAGGCCGGTGTCAGCCTGCTCAAGAT GTCGAGCTGCAAAGGTCAAG TGCGATGGAAAGCTCCCTGCTTGCACGGCCTGTGAAAAGGCCGGCCGTGAGAATGCCTGCTCTGCGGCCAACGACCAGTTTGCGCGAGGCAAGGAGCGAAG CTATGTCGCTGCTCTTGAGCTTCGCAtagagaagctggagaggcGCATCGCATATGCCAAGTCTCGGAAAGCTTCTGTGGCTCTCCATGAGTCCGACTCATTGGCCGTCGCCCATGTAGACAGAAAAGATTCCCTGGCGTCCATTCGGGCAGCCATTCACCGCAAAGCCGCCAGGACTCGTGAGAATTCAGACGTCAACTCTTTGATATCTGACTTTGGTTTCTT ATCGGTCAACGCAACGACTCGAGATTTCGAGCCATCCATGATCAACATGACCTTTGCGCGCCTCGTCTTGGCCGCTGCGACCAAGGATGCTGTCCCAGTCTTGACCGACTCGCCGTTGCCACAGAAGCACTATGCAACTGAAATCTTCCATCACTTTATGAAGAACATGTACCCCCTCTTGCCATGCTTTTCAGAAACTGCAGCTCTAAACGTCCTGAATGACATCTACAATCAGCAAGCCGAGCACGTCATCAGCGCATCCGAccattggctgctgttcTTGATCCTTGCCATTGGATCTACCATGCAGAGCCAAAACGTCAATGACGAGTATTATAATCTCGGAGTTCAGTTTGTGTCCAAGGCGTTGGATTATGCGGACATTGCGCTGGCGCCTGGATATGCCACCCAGATTCAGTCGTTGCTCCTCCTTACACAATACGCCATACTAGATCCCAACCACTTCGACAGCTGGCTTCTCATTGGTTTCACCACGCGCGCTGTCGTTGATCTTGGATTTCATCAAGATCCCCCCCTTGTCTTCAGTTGTAGATCGGGCTACCTTGGATATGCGCCGCAAGATTTTCTATTGCGCATATGCTCTTGA
- a CDS encoding uncharacterized protein (EggNog:ENOG41), which translates to MSEVRHAKSSSARRTSASQDVNYFNLPVPQPGPPFLFLTFATPSNITHEPPRSTPWERAMQDGAFTNSTSPTGSGVGRQRSDSLSAPNLKFGVDPPRPPREGYE; encoded by the exons ATGTCCGAAGTCAGACATGCAAAGAGCTCTTCAGCGCGCCGTACATCGGCCAGTCAGGATGTCAA CTATTTCAATCTCCCAGTCCCTCAACCTGGTCCGCCGTTCCTATTCCTCACGTTTGCGACACCCTCCAACATCACCCACGAGCCTCCTCGATCTACGCCTTGGGAGAGGGCTATGCAAGACGGCGCATTTACAAACTCAACTTCCCCAACAGGCTCAGGAGTTGGCAGACAGAGGTCTGATTCCTTGTCTGCTCCCAACCTGAAATTTGGAGTCGATCCGCCACGGCCGCCTCGCGAGGGATACGAGTAG
- a CDS encoding uncharacterized protein (EggNog:ENOG41~TransMembrane:1 (o243-267i)), whose amino-acid sequence MPARIACPKTQQPVNHKARNLCKLLTFTTLPAKRGIHKQPQGGPSTRARGCAVVATASDSSSFNIYYYGGYDGIHVTEPFHDDVWVLSLPSFTWTQINNGTESHARAGHKCFTPYPDQLMIFGGYPPLTGTIAKPNCLEVGPVVIFNLTSGEWMDSYDPTKYGDYGVPEKVQAVIGGNASGGATATKPASPGWATAALGKVFATPYDQKKITPYWPYPAAQTTTSPAEPTTKPTSKSNGLPSWVGPVLGVILGLIALTCVIVLFCLWRRRKSLKNRSSTNTSEEAGLRILSWIRGQPHSHKAATETTEEVPTSPEMREYLHPSYTPSASASVPPLHHEMDDTQLVELPDNTRVELQDTGLSPMDVRDRYSHWFPGGSTSDTLPSPTRSSLQSASHIISPMNKDRNSDISHFAGSSGLPSPPLPEADESDRKSLIATPGTAITPSGEKRDESARTSEGHEFVVSPPTAEENPGDDYLTAKKPSSSGSPTTRKSVFQEHNDD is encoded by the exons ATGCCGGCAAGAATCGCGTGTCCCAAAACCCAACAGCCAGT GAATCACAAAGCCCGAAATTTATGCAAACTATTGACATTTACGACGTTGCCAGCAAAACGTGGTATACACAAGCAACCACAGGGGGGGCCTAGCACACGAGCCCGTGGGTGTGCTGTCGTGGCCACTGCATctgacagctccagcttcaacATCTATTACTATGGCGGGTATGATGGGATTCATGTTACAGAACCATTTCACGATGACGTCTGGGTTCTTTCACTTCCATCTTTTACGTGGACTCAGATCAACAATGGCACGGAATCTCACGCGCGGGCGGGACACAAATGCTTTACTCCTTATCCTGACCAACTCATGATATTCGGTGGCTATCCGCCGCTTACTGGGACAATCGCAAAACCAAACTGTTTAGAGGTTGGGCCTGTTGTTATATTCAATTTAACCAGCGGGGAATGGATGGATTCCTATGATCCCACAAAGTACGGCGACTATGGCGTCCCTGAGAAAGTCCAGGCTGTCATTGGAGGCAATGCGTCCGGTGGTGCAACTGCCACAAAGCCGGCTTCCCCTGGCTGGGCAACTGCAGCTCTTGGCAAAGTATTTGCTACGCCTTACgaccaaaaaaagatcaCACCATACTGGCCTTATCCGGCGGCTCAAACGACCACTTCTCCAGCAGAACCGACAACAAAGCCAACATCTAAATCTAATGGATTACCATCATGGGTAGGACCGGTTCTAGGCGTCATCCTAGGTCTTATTGCGCTCACCTGTGTTATTGTCTTGTTCTGTCTTTGGAGACGGCGCAAGAGTCTTAAAAACCGGTCTAGCACGAATACCagtgaagaagctggcctgAGAATCCTCTCGTGGATCCGAGGACAGCCTCATTCTCACAAGGCTGCCACGGAGACAACGGAAGAAGTACCTACAAGCCCAGAGATGCGAGAATACCTACATCCTAGTTACACCCCGTCAGCTTCAGCATCAGTCCCTCCCCTGCATCATGAAATGGACGATACGCAGTTGGTGGAACTTC CTGATAATACCAGGGTTGAGCTTCAAGATACGGGGTTATCGCCAATGGACGTTCGTGACCGTTATTCTCATTGGTTCCCAGGTGGCAGTACCAGCGACACCTTGCCAAGCCCTACTAGAAGCTCTCTCCAGAGCGCATCTCATATCATCTCACCGATGAACAAAGATCGAAACAGCGATATATCACATTTTGCTGGGTCTAGCGGTCTGCCTTCGCCTCCGTTACCTGAAGCCGACGAGAGCGACAGGAAGTCTCTAATAGCGACCCCTGGGACAGCCATCACTCCCTCGGGAGAGAAGCGGGACGAATCAGCAAGGACATCGGAGGGTCATGAGTTTGTTGTTTCGCCTCCAACTGCGGAAGAAAACCCAGGAGACGACTATTTAACAGCCAAGAAGCCTTCGTCTTCAGGCAGCCCAACTACCAGAAAAAGCGTGTTCCAGGAGCACAATGATGATTGA
- a CDS encoding uncharacterized protein (EggNog:ENOG41): MRSLTSISIGIIAGAVTSVARPDAKAFVHNEANELVPTQAVALELRNEAAAATTIVEPAPFKVTLCPQPTGVYEDGPLNLKTEGIFGCQPGYVCNPKKPDGCNFWPGFPEAGFRCNPEDCIVAPPLLLADWQPGKTGYIPHQEGYFYLDPHIFGLTYEIFEYHVVKKIEDGCTSTFTTGNWGPQAQSYGSVPTGSPPSAKRASSPFEQQARRKVNHDAKRQGPTPTQDPPPTQTCMGDCSNALSFLQSNAPNPGFCAPGSIFSQDFDACINCIAPAIGVPTNDIPALESFLGTLGASYTSLFFCNSTNPTSTASSPESQVTGSNTLGTSSQITTAPTSLIQSTTSSSVVSTTSSTKQSTPPPTSSSSKSSTPPPPPPTSSSTKPPPPPPTSSSTKPPPPPTSSSSSSSQQASSPPPSSSSSPSSQQASSPPPSSSSSPSSQQASSTPSSSASIPPSSGAGSSGSSTTGSPGSSSAIGVTPPSSDFSSPGQLERASSTNPGNPGAPGGGAEPTGTNGGGGTPGGLGPTGSPPVGGGNPGGSNPGGVSGTGANPPSPTNSLPPPLSNDLSRPSENFGLLIVALLGLLVF, encoded by the exons ATGCGCTCGCTTACCTCTATATCGATTGGCATAATTGCCGGTGCTGTCACTTCAGTGGCCCGACCTGACGCCAAGGCATTTGTTCATAATGAAGCG AACGAGCTTGTGCCGACGCAAGCGGTTGCGTTGGAGCTGAGAAATGAGGCAGCGGCCGCCACAACGATTGTTGAGCCTGCTCCTTTCAAGGTCACTCTCTGCCCACAGCCAACGGGGGTTTATGAAGATGGACCACTGAACTTGAAGACCGAAGGAATCTTTGGCTGCCAGCCTGGCTATGTCTGCAACCCCAAGAAGCCAGATGGGTGCAACTTCTGGCCAGGCTTTCCAGAAGCTGGTTTTCGATGCAATCCAGAGGACTGCATCGTAGCTCCACCACTGCTGCTTGCAGATTGGCAACCTGGAAAGACGGGCTATATACCACATCAAGAGGGCTATTTCTACTTGGATCCACACATTTTCGGCTTGACCTACGAGATTTTCGAATACCACGTtgtcaagaagattgaggatgGCTGCACCAGCACTTTCACGACTGGCAACTGGGGGCCACAGGCACAGTCCTACGGGTCGGTTCCAACAGGCTCGCCACCATCTGCAAAGCGTGCTTCTAGTCCGTTTGAGCAGCAAGCTCGTCGCAAGGTCAATCATGATGCAAAGCGCCAAGGCCCGACCCCAACACAAGACCCTCCCCCAACACAAACTTGCATGGGCGATTGTAGCAATGCTCTTAGCTTCCTACAATCGAATGCCCCAAATCCCGGATTTTGCGCCCCGGGTTCGATTTTCTCGCAAGACTTTGACGCTTGCATTAACTGCATTGCCCCTGCCATTGGTGTCCCCACAAACGACATACCTGCGTTGGAAAGCTTTTTGGGTACTCTTGGAGCAAGTTATacaagcctcttcttctgcaatTCGACAAATCCGACCTCCACGGCATCGTCCCCTGAGAGCCAAGTGACGGGGTCGAATACGCTGGGAACAAGCTCTCAAATCACTACAGCCCCAACCTCGCTCATCCAATCCACAACTTCGAGCTCCGTGGTGTCGACGACTTCCAGCACTAAGCAGTCCACCCCGCCTCCTACAAGCAGCTCTTCTAAATCTTCtacaccaccgccgccgccgccaacatcatcgtcgacgaagccgccaccaccaccgccaacTTCCTCATCCACGAagcctccaccgccgccaacttcatcgtccagctcctcttcgCAGCAAGCATCATCCCCtccgccatcttcgtcgtccagCCCCTCTTCGCAGCAAGCGTCGTCCCCtccgccatcttcgtcgtctaGCCCCTCTTCGCAGCAAGCATCGTCTACTCCTTCGTCCTCAGCTTCAATTCCACCTTCTTCAGGTGCGGGATCGTCGGGATCTTCCACTACTGGAAGCCCAGGAAGCTCTTCTGCAATAG GCGTCACACCTCCCAGCTCagacttttcttctcccggTCAATTGGAGAGAGCAAGCTCAACAAACCCAGGCAACCCTGGAGCTcctggcggcggtgctgaACCAACTGGAACAAACGGCGGTGGTGGCACCCCTGGTGGTCTTGGGCCTACCGGATCGCCCCCTGTTGGTGGTGGCAATCCTGGTGGTAGCAATCCTGGTGGCGTGTCAGGAACAGGAGCCAACCCGCCTTCGCCAACAAACAGCCTGCCCCCTCCTCTATCCAACGACCTCTCTCGCCCAAGTGAAAACTTTGGCCTCCTAATTGTAGCCCTCCTGGGTCTTTTGGTCTTCTAA
- a CDS encoding uncharacterized protein (EggNog:ENOG41) — translation MDLFVKGQDGAYNKKADYDYLAYVFADLAKHTEIRQYFLASQSYDGVIPLTKLKVFTEHKSDIRRKGVANTIKNAAFEIPAHPSFLSESDINILPYLLLPITGNEEYDVDETMEMLPDLQLLPSDKKRDSDTANIQTHVETLTLLTTTLEGRELMRKINVYPIIRETHMRVNDEGVQDACDRLVQVLMRDEATEDAPEEAEERVKEIEEDEDEELVEV, via the coding sequence ATGGACCTCTTCGTCAAGGGCCAAGACGGCGCATACAACAAAAAGGCAGACTACGACTACCTCGCCTACGTCTTCGCCGACCTCGCCAAACACACGGAAATCCGCCAGTACTTCCTCGCATCACAGTCCTACGACGGCGTCATCCCCCTGACCAAGCTCAAGGTCTTCACAGAGCACAAGTCCGACATTCGAAGAAAGGGCGTCGCAAACACCATCAAGAACGCCGCCTTTGAGATCCCCGCCCACCCGTCTTTCCTGTCCGAGTCGGACATCAACATCCTGCCGTACCTTCTCCTGCCCATCACCGGCAACGAGGAGTACGACGTGGATGAGACGATGGAGATGTTGCCAgatctgcagcttctcccgTCAGACAAGAAGCGTGATTCGGATACGGCCAACATCCAGACCCATGTGGAGACTTTGACGCTGTTGACGACCACGCTGGAAGGCCGTGAGTTGATGAGAAAAATCAACGTGTATCCTATTATTCGGGAGACGCACATGAGAGTGAATGACGAGGGTGTACAAGACGCATGTGATAGACTAGTACAAGTCCTCATGAGAGATGAAGCAACGGAAGACGCAccggaagaggcagaggagcgtgtaaaggagattgaagaggatgaggatgaagagctggTTGAAGtttga
- a CDS encoding uncharacterized protein (EggNog:ENOG41~TransMembrane:1 (o396-418i)), whose translation MIRLSGNDETPRYLGPSSGIAMTRLLMAEAKRFTESNKISDLIPEVRARSQARMQSIQITSNNRKKSYPMISEFPAESLPARHVADRLVEIFYKKAQIHWPVLHETVFKADVDAVYNGDTDSYKNFLVRMVIAISLQKLDTQYAGLGDSYYMAAMKYVEEIIRPKDLKTLQCLVLIGQYSLLTPTRTPVYYVIGLATRICQQEGLTDEKTLTTTGYNLDPQTIDLRRRLVWVVMAMEHGLSYYLGRPSAFAVSSDRLDIAFFSAADDANITPQGILDGPLSTRKLATIHFYKMWALQTEIKRTLYERKRPEPRNDDHPWFQNIEKALRDWMDSTPEDPPFARPWISGHYHQLRALLYRPSPQIPQPSAGAAQICFESSATIIDLSHKQFGSDPADLTWVFLLSLNWSLSTLLWTISYAEVRRNHPREEVEELVNKALESLDRCAERWPGTTVTSQLYTIFAKACMQSYDVQVKLERDHFSFSSPPATSESQSSPESYSHSNATTPRPLPYLNPPQFGFVFDSSPETMNNYVFDPNYPPPQPTFRSNSIFCNPATDNGSRRFSYFPPDVTHMGEAGSEDPSSHPGQVPDHIPHHLQSPPEIFLQGGIPTSRPGLSPSAMAMKQTPNATPITPSPLSTQTNMSPPHKRVIAPQVAQAQPTYAAARMGGQPIHQRPLPPAPTSVSDWFSPPSQFMSPYNFVTSGSGYFNEAMAGMGGFGGGSPGPSGLGLHNITAQLEAGGMQFGYSPGRQGSLSQSQQLELMEDLETDGVSAMDAYLQDNPMNGRGWY comes from the exons ATGATTCGGCTGAGCGGCAACGATGAGACACCTCGCTATCTGGGACCATCGAGCGGCATTGCCATGACACGGCTGCTCATGGCCGAAGCCAAGCGGTTTACCGAGTCTAACAAGATTTCCGATCTCATTCCCGAGGTTCGCGCAAGAAGCCAAGCTCGCATGCAATCTATTCAGATaaccagcaacaacagaaagaaaagctatCCCATGATTAGTGAATTTCCAGCTGAAAGTCTTCCCGCGCGTCATGTGGCCGACAGGCTGGTAGAGATTTTCTATAAGAAAG CTCAAATTCACTGGCCTGTGCTTCACGAAACTGTTTTCAAAGCAGACGTTGATGCCGTTTATAATGGCGACACGGATTCGTACAAAAACTTTCTTGTCCGCATGGTTATAGCTATTAGCTTGCAAAAGTTGGACACGCAATATGCCGGGTTGGGCGACTCATACTacatggcggcgatgaaATATGTCGAGGAAATCATTCGTCCCAAAGACCTCAAAACGCTACAGTGCCTCGTTCTCATCGGACAATACTCACTGCTCACCCCGACGCGAACGCCAGTGTACTATGTTATTGGACTCGCTACCAGAATATGCCAACAAGAAGGGTTGACAGACGAGAAGACTCTTACTACTACTGGTTACAATCTGGATCCACAGACGATCGACTTGCGCCGGAGGCTGGTATGGGtagtcatggccatggagcaTGGCCTTTCGTACTATCTAGGCCGGCCCAGCGCATTTGCCGTCAGCAGTGACCGTTTAGATATTGCATTTTTCAGCGCGGCTGACGATGCCAATATTACGCCTCAAGGAATCTTAGATGGCCCCCTTAGCACACGGAAGCTCGCGACGATACACTTTTACAAGATGTGGGCCCTTCAAACGGAGATCAAGCGGACTCTTTATGAAAGGAAGCGGCCAGAGCCTAGAAACGACGACCATCCATGGTTTCAAAACATAGAAAAGGCTCTGCGGGATTGGATGGACTCGACGCCGGAAGATCCTCCGTTTGCCAGACCTTG GATCTCTGGACATTACCACCAATTGAGGGCATTATTGTATAGACCTTCTCCTCAGATTCCGCAGCCGTCAGCCGGCGCAGCCCAAATTTGTTTCGAGTCGTCTGCCACCATCATTGACCTTTCCCACAAGCAGTTTGGAAGCGATCCTGCAGACCTGACCTGGGTGTTCCTCCTTTCACTAAACTGGTCCCTTAGCACGCTTCTATGGACGATATCGTATGCTGAAGTTCGACGCAACCatccaagagaagaagtcgaagaGCTTGTGAACAAGGCATTGGAATCTTTAGACCGATGCGCAGAGCGTTGGCCGGGGACCACGGTCACGTCTCAACTCTATACCATATTTGCCAAGGCGTGTATGCAGAGCTACGACGTGCAGGTCAAGCTTGAGAGGgatcatttttcttttagcaGCCCACCGGCGACAAGCGAGTCTCAGTCTTCGCCCGAAAGCTACTCTCACTCAAATGCTACCACTCCTCGGCCACTGCCCTATCTCAACCCTCCGCAGTTTGGCTTTGTTTTTGACTCGTCCCCCGAGACTATGAACAACTACGTCTTCGATCCCAATTACCCTCCCCCACAGCCTACTTTCCGCTCAAACTCCATCTTTTGCAATCCTGCCACAGACAATGGCAGCCGACGCTTCTCTTACTTCCCGCCCGATGTCACCCACATGGGAGAGGCTGGTTCAGAAGATCCTTCGTCCCATCCGGGCCAGGTACCGGACCATATCCCCCACCATTTGCAATCGCCACCCGAGATATTTCTTCAGGGCGGCATACCGACTTCGAGACCGGGCTTATCGCCAtcggcaatggcgatgaagcaAACACCGAATGCTACCCCAATTACGCCGTCACCGCTTTCGACGCAGACCAACATGTCGCCACCTCACAAACGGGTTATTGCGCCGCAGGTGGCCCAGGCTCAGCCGACATATGCAGCTGCGCGAATGGGAGGGCAACCCATTCACCAGCGACCGCTACCGCCGGCGCCCACGTCCGTATCCGACTGGTTCTCGCCCCCCTCGCAGTTTATGTCGCCATACAATTTCGTAACGTCCGGCAGTGGATATTTTAATGAAGCCATGGCTGGGATGGGTGggtttggcggcggctcaCCAGGACCTAGTGGCTTGGGCCTCCACAACATTACAGCGCAGCTCGAGGCTGGCGGTATGCAGTTTGGCTATTCGCCTGGTAGACAGGGCAGTCTTTCCCAGTCACAGCAGCTAGAGCTCATGGAGGACTTGGAGACGGACGGCGTCAGCGCAATGGATGCGTACCTGCAAGATAACCCAATGAACGGGAGAGGGTGGTACTGA
- a CDS encoding uncharacterized protein (EggNog:ENOG41) translates to MPTELEELVGFIAHPNPQIRVVATENLIPYSLSDPAIFKAEELKPVKHLKFLVRDHEKIAEHALNILINLTEDPVVLEFVATDEKFLEMVFSHIVVSLTIPSHPL, encoded by the exons ATGCCGACAGAACTAGAAGAA CTCGTTGGCTTCATCGCCCACCCAAATCCCCAGATCAGAGTCGTCGCGACAGAGAACCTGATTCCTTACTCTCTCTCTGACCCGGCCATCTTcaaggctgaagagctgAAACCAGTGAAACATCTGAAGTTCCTTGTTCGAGACCATGAG AAAATCGCCGAACATGCTTTGAATATTCTCATCAACCTGACTGAAGACCCAGTAGTCTTGGAGTTTGTAGCAACAGATGAGAAGTTTCTGGAAATGGTATTCTCACATATAGTCGTAAGTCTCACTATTCCATCCCATCCCTTATAG